A single window of Rhodococcus jostii RHA1 DNA harbors:
- a CDS encoding sirohydrochlorin chelatase, giving the protein MKETALVLVAHGTRSPRGVEMIAALADAVAEQVGPTRVSFVDVLGPSPAEVLRDITGPAVVVPAFLASGYHVHTDVPREVADSGHPSVAVTRALGPDPVLAEVLLRRLVDVGWRPGDAVVLAAAGSSDPRALRDVRRAAALLSELVASRVRIGYVATAQPRVPDVVAGLRAGGEKRVFVASYLLAHGLFHARLADAGADGVAEPLGVDPAVVDLVAERYRSGIPAAQRTLSFQR; this is encoded by the coding sequence ATGAAGGAGACAGCACTGGTACTGGTGGCACACGGAACGCGGAGTCCCCGGGGCGTGGAGATGATCGCCGCGCTCGCCGACGCCGTCGCCGAGCAGGTCGGACCCACCCGGGTGTCCTTCGTGGACGTTCTCGGGCCCTCACCGGCCGAGGTGCTCCGCGACATCACCGGGCCCGCCGTCGTGGTCCCGGCGTTCCTCGCGTCCGGCTACCACGTCCACACCGACGTTCCGCGGGAAGTCGCGGACAGTGGTCACCCCTCGGTGGCCGTGACCCGGGCGCTGGGACCGGACCCCGTTCTCGCGGAGGTCCTGCTGCGGCGCCTCGTCGACGTGGGCTGGCGGCCCGGCGACGCGGTCGTGCTCGCCGCGGCCGGATCGTCCGACCCGCGGGCCCTGCGTGACGTCCGGCGCGCCGCGGCGTTGCTGTCGGAGCTCGTCGCGTCGCGGGTCCGGATCGGCTACGTGGCGACAGCGCAGCCGCGCGTCCCCGACGTGGTGGCCGGATTGCGTGCGGGCGGCGAGAAGCGCGTGTTCGTCGCGTCGTATCTCCTGGCCCACGGACTGTTTCACGCGCGCCTCGCCGATGCCGGTGCGGACGGAGTGGCCGAGCCGCTCGGTGTCGATCCGGCCGTCGTCGACCTCGTGGCGGAGCGCTATCGCAGCGGAATTCCGGCCGCGCAGCGAACCCTGTCGTTCCAGCGCTGA
- a CDS encoding NTP transferase domain-containing protein, translating into MNSAAPVHAIVLAGGRATRMGGVDKPAVVVGGRRMLDTALDAVDDCERIVVVGPRRADLDSTVLQTQETPPGAGPVAGVAAGLAVLDAEPDDRVILLASDLPFAEPTMVAALAAAVQDADTVFAIDESGRLQFLLSAWRVGALTDRVRSLGSAVNQPMKALVPDTFDTVLFRGVTDCDTPEDVERARSRAAAAPVTITEAREAILSVVPPLPPRSAALGTALGATLAEPLLAAEALPRIAVSAMDGYAVAGDGPWMLRDDIRYAGSSEELELAEGEAARIATGAHLPTGATAVVRDEFAVATDTSEGPRLSRREDAPVRDDARRRGEDWHEGYRLAAEGTAVTPALVSAAASAEVTTAGVRGPVRAHVVVTGDEIRRDGPLRHGQTRDALGPVLPQFLSWCGIRTVADTHLRDTSASFDELFREVRQPDLIVIVGATGGGAADQLRAALDRAEARIVVGRVRCRPGGSQVTALLPDGRVVVGLPGNPYAAVVTLLTTVPSIAAALTGRGPAPRQLARLANASEVSGDATRILPAVPQPDGTWRVDPGIRTAHLAGLIDREALALVPAGAADGDLAELVPLPR; encoded by the coding sequence ATGAACTCTGCCGCACCCGTTCACGCGATCGTCCTCGCCGGTGGACGAGCCACTCGGATGGGCGGCGTCGACAAGCCCGCCGTGGTGGTCGGCGGACGCCGGATGCTCGACACCGCCCTCGACGCCGTCGACGACTGTGAGCGCATCGTCGTCGTGGGACCTCGGCGCGCCGACCTCGATTCGACGGTGCTCCAGACACAGGAGACGCCGCCGGGCGCCGGGCCGGTCGCGGGGGTGGCCGCCGGACTCGCCGTGCTCGACGCCGAACCGGACGACCGGGTGATTCTGCTCGCGTCGGATCTGCCGTTCGCGGAACCCACGATGGTGGCGGCCCTCGCCGCCGCCGTGCAGGACGCCGACACCGTGTTCGCGATCGACGAGTCGGGCCGCCTGCAGTTCCTGTTGTCCGCGTGGCGTGTCGGTGCGTTGACCGACCGTGTGCGCTCGCTCGGGTCGGCGGTCAACCAGCCGATGAAGGCGCTCGTTCCGGACACGTTCGACACTGTCCTGTTCCGCGGCGTCACCGACTGCGACACACCGGAGGACGTCGAGCGGGCCCGGAGCAGGGCCGCGGCGGCACCGGTCACGATCACCGAGGCAAGGGAGGCGATCCTGTCTGTCGTCCCCCCGCTCCCGCCGCGGTCCGCGGCGCTCGGCACAGCGCTCGGCGCCACCCTCGCCGAGCCGCTGCTCGCCGCCGAAGCTCTCCCGCGCATCGCCGTCTCCGCCATGGACGGATACGCCGTCGCGGGCGACGGTCCGTGGATGCTGCGCGACGACATACGCTACGCGGGAAGCTCCGAGGAACTCGAACTGGCGGAGGGCGAGGCGGCCCGGATCGCGACGGGTGCGCACCTCCCCACCGGCGCCACCGCCGTCGTGCGCGACGAATTCGCCGTGGCCACAGACACTTCCGAGGGGCCGCGACTGTCCCGCCGGGAGGACGCCCCCGTGCGCGACGACGCGCGGCGGCGTGGAGAGGACTGGCACGAGGGGTATCGGCTCGCGGCGGAGGGCACGGCCGTCACGCCCGCCCTCGTCTCCGCGGCTGCGAGCGCGGAGGTGACCACCGCGGGGGTCCGCGGACCCGTCCGCGCGCACGTGGTGGTGACAGGGGACGAGATCCGGCGGGACGGTCCGCTGCGCCATGGGCAGACGCGGGACGCTCTGGGACCCGTTCTCCCCCAGTTCCTCTCGTGGTGCGGGATCCGGACGGTCGCGGACACCCACCTGCGGGACACGTCCGCCAGCTTCGACGAACTGTTCAGGGAAGTCCGCCAGCCGGATCTGATCGTGATCGTCGGGGCCACCGGCGGCGGCGCGGCCGACCAGTTGCGTGCGGCGCTCGACCGGGCGGAGGCCCGCATCGTGGTGGGGCGGGTGCGGTGCCGCCCGGGCGGTTCACAGGTCACCGCGCTGCTGCCCGACGGACGGGTGGTAGTCGGGCTGCCCGGGAACCCGTACGCCGCGGTCGTGACGCTCCTGACCACGGTTCCGTCCATCGCGGCCGCACTCACGGGCCGCGGCCCGGCACCGCGTCAGCTGGCGCGACTCGCGAATGCGTCCGAGGTCAGTGGTGACGCCACCCGCATCCTGCCCGCGGTCCCCCAACCGGACGGCACGTGGCGCGTCGACCCCGGAATCCGCACCGCGCATCTCGCGGGCCTGATCGACCGCGAAGCGCTGGCGCTGGTCCCTGCCGGTGCGGCCGACGGTGATCTGGCCGAACTGGTGCCGCTACCGCGCTGA
- a CDS encoding PLP-dependent aminotransferase family protein, whose translation MSVEPVRSVSATELAVLLGAAPTGGQPLYRGLADALRERVADGSMAVGVRLPAERALAEELRLSRVTVSAAYRELRESGWASARHGSGTFVAMPSGPPAWGSMVGAPVDGVIDLVNAAPAAAPELREAYLDAVDELPRFMPQHGYHPGGLTTLRAAIAGHYTRRGRPTTPDQILVTGGAGDATEVVFEALVEAGDRVLVEHPTYPGAVESVQAAGGRPVPVAIDATDPDAFVAEVDRAARQSAPTVAYLMPDFSNPSGARATPEGRRRLAATLARHGVVTVVDEVAAELVLDGSDDLEPFGVPVPESAVVAIGSLSKTVWGGIRIGWVRAEAARTAQMAKIMARRQLSVSVLDQLAAVRLFARHDRLVAQRRRDLRVQRDALAAAVDDRLPGWNYVLPAGGLSLWCALPAGTGSTDLVAAARSRGLLLAPGPRFGTGHLFDDHQRLPFTRPVSELTAAVNILATLVVSGDASMSASPTLVV comes from the coding sequence ATGAGTGTCGAACCAGTCCGAAGCGTCTCGGCAACCGAATTGGCGGTGCTGCTCGGGGCGGCGCCCACCGGCGGGCAACCGCTGTACCGCGGGCTCGCCGACGCCCTCCGCGAGAGAGTGGCGGACGGGTCGATGGCCGTGGGAGTCCGGCTGCCCGCCGAACGGGCCCTCGCGGAGGAGCTCCGGCTCAGCCGGGTAACCGTCAGTGCCGCGTATCGCGAACTCCGCGAGTCCGGTTGGGCGTCGGCGCGACACGGATCGGGAACCTTCGTGGCGATGCCGTCGGGACCTCCGGCGTGGGGAAGCATGGTGGGCGCGCCGGTGGACGGTGTCATCGACCTCGTCAATGCCGCGCCGGCGGCCGCCCCCGAACTCAGGGAGGCCTACCTGGACGCCGTCGACGAGTTGCCCCGCTTCATGCCCCAGCACGGATACCACCCCGGCGGACTGACAACGCTGCGGGCGGCGATAGCAGGCCACTACACCCGCAGGGGTCGCCCGACCACCCCGGACCAGATCCTCGTCACGGGTGGCGCGGGTGATGCCACCGAAGTGGTCTTCGAAGCGCTGGTCGAGGCAGGCGATCGCGTCCTGGTCGAACACCCGACCTACCCCGGCGCGGTCGAGTCCGTGCAGGCGGCCGGCGGCAGACCCGTTCCGGTGGCGATCGATGCGACCGACCCGGACGCGTTCGTCGCCGAGGTCGACCGGGCGGCGCGGCAGAGCGCCCCGACGGTGGCGTACCTGATGCCGGACTTCTCCAATCCCTCGGGAGCCAGGGCGACCCCGGAGGGCAGGCGGCGACTGGCCGCGACCCTGGCGCGCCACGGCGTGGTGACCGTCGTGGACGAGGTGGCGGCGGAACTCGTGCTGGACGGTTCGGACGACCTCGAGCCCTTCGGCGTCCCGGTCCCGGAATCGGCGGTTGTGGCGATCGGCAGCCTCAGCAAAACCGTGTGGGGAGGTATCCGCATCGGCTGGGTGCGCGCCGAGGCCGCCCGCACCGCGCAGATGGCCAAGATCATGGCACGCAGGCAATTGTCGGTCTCGGTGCTGGATCAGCTTGCGGCCGTGCGCTTGTTCGCCCGGCACGACCGCCTGGTCGCGCAGCGGCGCCGCGACCTCCGGGTGCAGCGGGACGCGCTCGCGGCGGCGGTCGACGATCGGTTGCCCGGGTGGAACTACGTGCTGCCTGCCGGGGGGCTGTCCCTGTGGTGCGCGCTCCCGGCCGGAACGGGTTCGACGGATCTCGTCGCCGCGGCACGGTCGAGGGGCTTGCTCCTGGCGCCCGGGCCCCGGTTCGGCACCGGCCATCTGTTCGACGACCACCAGCGGTTGCCGTTCACGCGGCCGGTGTCCGAGCTGACCGCGGCCGTGAATATCCTTGCCACCCTGGTCGTGTCCGGCGACGCGTCGATGTCCGCGTCGCCGACGCTCGTCGTGTGA
- a CDS encoding lipase family protein: MGSLFRRSFGTAVLGSVLALTAALAGAGTSTAQPPLPLPPLLSPPAADAIFPVADPDPFYIQPADVADHAPGEVLKIRQLPPSYYFPGSAMWELLFRTTDSEGKPIAANTTYVLPPNHVPDGPLVSYQHIINSLGNKCKIVTELYTTDPLHQIREAAGLNIALARGWAVALPDHLGPRMAYGAAKLGGQITLDGIRAVQQVPELQVQNSKVGLGGYSGGGMATAWAAALAPSYAPELNIVGAAEGGTPMNLVKMAEALGTNPHPAFGLAMAAALGLEREYPDRIDVSGQLNDEGRWMKQMIGNGCTNEIMLFGLGRSASQMTDNKNFMDDPEAWKVMEENSLELYPGVPTTPIFEWHSPTDALIPVDSIDTTLRRYCDAGTPVQTLLTPTPDHLSAAALGLPQGLDWMDARFRGDPAPSTC, from the coding sequence ATGGGCTCGTTGTTCCGCAGATCCTTCGGCACCGCTGTACTCGGCTCGGTCCTCGCGCTGACTGCCGCCCTCGCGGGCGCAGGCACCTCCACGGCACAACCCCCGTTGCCGTTGCCCCCCTTGCTGTCCCCACCCGCCGCCGACGCGATCTTCCCCGTCGCCGACCCCGACCCCTTCTACATCCAGCCCGCGGACGTCGCCGACCATGCACCGGGCGAGGTCCTGAAGATCCGCCAGCTGCCGCCGTCGTACTACTTCCCCGGCAGCGCGATGTGGGAGCTGCTCTTCCGGACCACCGACTCCGAGGGCAAGCCGATCGCGGCGAACACCACATACGTGCTGCCCCCGAACCACGTCCCGGACGGACCGCTGGTGTCGTACCAGCACATCATCAATTCGCTGGGCAACAAGTGCAAGATCGTCACCGAGCTCTACACCACCGACCCCCTGCACCAGATCCGCGAGGCTGCGGGACTCAACATCGCACTGGCGCGCGGGTGGGCAGTGGCGCTGCCCGACCATCTCGGACCGAGGATGGCGTACGGCGCGGCGAAGCTCGGTGGCCAGATCACCCTCGACGGCATCCGCGCCGTGCAGCAGGTCCCGGAACTGCAGGTGCAGAACAGCAAGGTCGGACTGGGCGGATACTCCGGCGGCGGCATGGCCACGGCCTGGGCGGCGGCGCTGGCGCCGAGCTACGCCCCCGAACTGAATATCGTCGGTGCCGCCGAGGGCGGAACCCCGATGAACCTGGTGAAGATGGCGGAGGCACTCGGCACCAACCCGCACCCCGCGTTCGGTCTCGCGATGGCCGCCGCACTGGGCCTGGAACGCGAATACCCGGACCGCATCGACGTCAGCGGCCAGCTCAACGACGAGGGCCGCTGGATGAAGCAGATGATCGGCAACGGATGCACCAACGAGATCATGCTGTTCGGACTGGGGCGCAGCGCGTCACAGATGACCGACAACAAGAACTTCATGGACGATCCGGAAGCGTGGAAGGTGATGGAGGAGAACAGCTTGGAGCTGTATCCGGGCGTGCCCACCACGCCGATCTTCGAATGGCACAGCCCGACGGACGCCCTGATCCCGGTCGATTCGATCGACACCACCCTGCGGCGGTACTGCGACGCGGGCACACCGGTGCAGACGCTGCTCACTCCGACCCCCGACCACCTGTCGGCGGCGGCGCTGGGACTGCCCCAGGGGCTGGACTGGATGGACGCCCGGTTCCGCGGTGATCCTGCGCCGAGCACCTGCTGA